In the genome of Chlamydia buteonis, the window CTTCTTGAGAAATCTACAATGCCTATGCAGCCTTTGGAAGAAATAGAAACTCAGATTAAGCAAACGTTATTTATGAACTATGCTGAGAGTATAGAAAGTCAGTATAAAAGGAAATTGCGTGCGCGCTATGGCTTTGACTCATCGATGATTGCTAAGTTGCTTTCTGAAGAAGCCCCACCTCTATTTTCATTACTTTAGGAGATCGTTTGTCACGCAGTTCTCCTGAACAACTTAGCCGCTTTTTAGCTGAAGTTCATGGCCATCCTAAAAAAGGCCTTTCACAGAACTTTTTGATAGATGGGAATATTCTAAGGAAGATCCTTGCTGTTTCTTGTGTACAGGATGGGGATTGGGTATTAGAAATAGGCCCCGGATTTGGAGCTCTTACCGAAGTACTCATTAATCAAGGAGCTCATGTCGTTGCTTTAGAAAAGGATCCTATGTTTGAGGAAACATTAAAGCAACTTCCCATAAATCTCGAAATCACAGATGCTTGTAAATATCCTTTATCACAACTTCAAGATAAAGGCTGGCAAGGAAAAGGACGAGTTGTTGCTAACCTGCCCTATCATATTACCACACCTTTATTAACAAAGTTATTTTTAGAAGTTCCTAACCAGTGGAAAACTGTTACGGTAATGATCCAAGATGAAGTCGCGCGACGTATTACAGCGCAACCCGGAGGTAAAGAATACGGATCGTTAACTATCTTTTTACAATTTTTCGTGGATGTGCGCTACGCTTTTAAAGTTAGTCCAGGATGCTTTTTACCAAAACCGAAGGTATCCTCAGCGGTTGTTCATATGACAGTAAAAGATAGCTTTCCTCTTGAAGAACCTCTTCGTACGAAATTCTTTTCTTTAACTAGAGCTGCATTTGGGCAGAGACGAAAACTATTAGCGAATGCTCTTAAAGATCTTTATCCTAAAGAACGCGTTTTTGAGGCTTTAAGCCAACTAAATTTTTCTGACAAAACTCGTCCAGAGACCCTGTCTCTCGATGACTATCTCAAACTATTTGACCTTCTCTCATTGCATGCCTGAGTCAATCTCAGGCTATCGTTAAAGCAGACTTTTTCTATACAAGAGAAAAATATAAATTAAACTCACAAGATTTTAATTTATATGTTTTTATAAGAGATTTTTTATTTTTATAAAGGCGTTTTTTTTAATGAAGAAATTGAAAGTCTAATATGGTATTATTTCTCATCAAGATTAATAGAAGAGAGGGGTTTACTTCCTTAAATTCTGTTGGTCAGTAAATATTCAGAATACATACTCTAGGAATCTTTCATGGAGACTTGGTTATACTATTGCAAAGTGCGTACACGTAATTATATTCCCTGCCTTCCGGTGTTGTCGCCAGTTATTTTGCAAGCGGATCAGTGTCTTCCTACGTTATACCTATCACCTTTTAGTCGTTGCTGCAGGGAAACTAAATTTGTAGCTTCTGTAACAGGTTAAGTAGGGAAAAAATAGTACATAATCCCCTGATGAAGGACTAGACAATACTCAACTTGTTAGACGGAGCTTTCTTTGTGCGGAAGTTAAAGTATGTGAGAATACGTTTAACCATACTGTCTACATCTAGTCCCACTCTTTTTAATAAATTCTCTTTATCTCCATGAGAAAAGATACTATCGGGAATCCCAAAGTGTAAGATGTCAACTTTGAAGTTATAGGTAGCTAGAAAATCGTTAAATTCTGATGCCAATCCTCCACGAATAGAATGTTCTTCTATAATGATGACTTTGGAATGGTGCATCAATAAGATGCTAAAGAGATTGTTGTCAAATGGCTTGATGAATATAGGGTCTACGACAGATGCAGAAATTCCATGGGTAAGTAACTGCAATTTTATAGACAACGCCGCACTACACATGTGCCCCAGACCTACGATCAAAACATCTTCACCCTGACTCAATATTTCTCCTAATCCTGGATCTCGATACATCGTTATATCGGTAGTGATAGGGTCACCTTGAAGCGCTGTAATATTGGGGTAACGAATTGCTGAAGGCCTTTTCCAATGTAG includes:
- the rsmA gene encoding 16S rRNA (adenine(1518)-N(6)/adenine(1519)-N(6))-dimethyltransferase RsmA, which produces MSRSSPEQLSRFLAEVHGHPKKGLSQNFLIDGNILRKILAVSCVQDGDWVLEIGPGFGALTEVLINQGAHVVALEKDPMFEETLKQLPINLEITDACKYPLSQLQDKGWQGKGRVVANLPYHITTPLLTKLFLEVPNQWKTVTVMIQDEVARRITAQPGGKEYGSLTIFLQFFVDVRYAFKVSPGCFLPKPKVSSAVVHMTVKDSFPLEEPLRTKFFSLTRAAFGQRRKLLANALKDLYPKERVFEALSQLNFSDKTRPETLSLDDYLKLFDLLSLHA